Proteins from a single region of Methanotorris igneus Kol 5:
- a CDS encoding lipopolysaccharide biosynthesis protein → MFKKQYSNLKDKIYKFSKRYSSKVGLDLPYFIKGGFWLSIGQFFGTLKGFILSIVFANFLSKEVFGQYSFIMTILSIATIFALLGMSVAVIQAVAKGYEGTYFRALKEIFKWSWLGSLFLLGFSVYEYLYGWFHLSLIFLILSSIFPFYAISGFYTTLLNGKKRFDILTKLSSLFNIISTILIVLTAYFTESVFWITIITVLIQIVINGYYSMFYVKRFITNNNIDEDSIKFGKSISLSIALSNIANNFDSMIIAYFLSFEELAIFKIVTSIPNQIKILAKTFIPMILPKIASEDLSKRDIMKHLKKFFVVVVFLIVVYLVLAPFIFKWFYPKYYDYVWLSMLFHLSFLSMLYILPYNYLIKEKEARLINKFYTYSSLILILLSFFGIYFYGLLGAIIARIFYRLLVMIITFLFFLKYCK, encoded by the coding sequence ATGTTCAAAAAACAATATAGTAATTTAAAGGATAAAATTTACAAATTCTCTAAAAGATATTCTTCAAAGGTGGGTTTAGATCTCCCTTACTTTATAAAGGGAGGGTTTTGGTTAAGTATTGGGCAATTTTTTGGAACTTTAAAGGGATTTATTTTAAGTATCGTTTTTGCAAATTTTCTATCAAAAGAAGTTTTTGGGCAGTATAGCTTTATAATGACAATTTTAAGTATTGCTACTATTTTTGCACTTCTGGGAATGAGTGTTGCAGTTATTCAGGCAGTTGCAAAAGGTTATGAAGGAACATATTTTAGAGCTCTGAAGGAAATATTTAAATGGAGTTGGTTGGGAAGTCTATTTTTGTTGGGATTTTCTGTCTATGAGTATTTATATGGTTGGTTTCATTTATCATTAATTTTTTTAATATTATCATCCATATTCCCATTTTATGCCATCTCTGGATTTTATACAACTCTATTAAATGGTAAAAAAAGATTTGATATCTTGACTAAGTTATCTTCTTTATTTAATATTATCTCAACGATATTGATAGTTTTGACAGCATATTTTACAGAAAGTGTTTTTTGGATAACAATAATTACAGTTTTAATTCAAATTGTTATTAACGGTTATTATAGCATGTTTTATGTCAAAAGATTTATAACTAATAATAATATTGATGAAGATAGTATAAAATTTGGTAAAAGTATAAGTCTATCTATAGCACTATCAAATATTGCAAATAATTTCGATAGTATGATAATTGCTTATTTTCTCAGTTTTGAAGAACTGGCTATTTTTAAAATTGTAACTTCAATTCCAAATCAAATTAAAATACTAGCAAAAACATTTATCCCAATGATTCTCCCTAAGATTGCCTCCGAAGACCTAAGTAAAAGAGACATAATGAAACATTTAAAGAAGTTTTTTGTTGTTGTGGTTTTTTTAATTGTAGTTTATTTGGTATTAGCACCTTTCATATTTAAATGGTTTTATCCTAAGTATTATGACTATGTATGGTTAAGTATGTTGTTTCATTTAAGTTTTTTATCTATGCTTTATATTTTACCATATAATTATTTAATAAAAGAAAAAGAAGCAAGACTAATTAACAAATTTTACACATATTCTTCATTAATTTTAATATTACTTAGTTTCTTTGGAATTTATTTTTATGGATTATTAGGAGCTATTATAGCAAGAATATTTTATAGGTTATTAGTAATGATAATCACTTTTTTATTTTTTCTTAAATACTGCAAATAA
- a CDS encoding glycosyltransferase family 4 protein: MKFLTAIPIYIKKNFPSNEIKNNIFEFALISKVKDLNLKNVDVIHSWEFLPNFYRYIKSKNPDIKIIQDVPMALPNVLKDIKNYEKLFGKVEIPQYVKKSLNYIDYYISPSEFVKKSLINEGIDENKIFVVPFGVDVGRFKPIEKDHFGTFKVAFSGNVNNRKGILYLIQAWKELNLKNAELNLYGIVYPEVRKYLKNANKYNIKLYGFVKNIELELPKNHIYVFPSLLEGSAKSIYEALACGLPVITTENSGSVVEDGKDGFIIPVQNVEAIKEKILFFYENRNEIVKFGKNARKKAEKYTWENYGKKVNEIYELVNNHEQNFICP, encoded by the coding sequence ATGAAATTTTTAACTGCTATTCCCATATATATTAAAAAGAATTTTCCTTCAAATGAAATTAAAAACAATATATTTGAATTTGCACTAATTAGTAAAGTTAAAGATCTAAATTTAAAGAATGTAGATGTAATTCATTCTTGGGAGTTTCTCCCTAATTTTTATAGATATATAAAAAGTAAGAATCCAGACATCAAAATTATTCAAGATGTTCCTATGGCTCTCCCAAATGTACTAAAAGATATAAAAAATTACGAAAAATTATTTGGAAAAGTTGAAATACCACAATATGTTAAAAAATCTTTAAATTATATAGATTACTACATATCCCCATCTGAATTTGTAAAGAAATCATTAATAAATGAAGGAATAGATGAGAATAAAATTTTTGTTGTACCTTTTGGAGTAGATGTAGGGAGATTTAAACCTATTGAAAAGGATCACTTTGGAACATTTAAAGTTGCATTCTCTGGGAATGTCAATAATAGAAAGGGTATTCTCTATTTAATTCAAGCATGGAAAGAACTAAATCTCAAAAATGCTGAATTAAATCTTTATGGTATTGTATATCCAGAAGTTAGAAAATATCTAAAAAATGCTAACAAATATAACATAAAACTTTATGGATTTGTTAAAAATATCGAATTAGAATTACCCAAGAACCACATTTATGTATTTCCGTCTTTATTAGAAGGATCAGCAAAATCAATATATGAAGCTTTAGCATGTGGATTACCTGTAATCACTACAGAAAATTCTGGAAGTGTAGTTGAAGATGGAAAAGACGGGTTTATAATTCCAGTACAAAACGTTGAAGCAATAAAAGAAAAAATATTATTTTTCTATGAAAATAGAAATGAAATAGTAAAATTTGGGAAAAATGCAAGGAAAAAAGCTGAAAAATATACTTGGGAAAATTATGGTAAAAAAGTTAATGAAATTTATGAATTGGTGAATAATCATGAGCAAAATTTTATATGTCCATAA
- a CDS encoding class I SAM-dependent methyltransferase, protein MWGLDIDKERISQLKNKGYNVIYDDVQKFENLKKLNKKFDVIVAGEIIEHLENPGLFLDKVKEFLKEDGILIITTPNMLSLRFIIRHTLFGQESPFWKNRDDEIRYGHVIGFSKMLLENLLLRKGYKILEIRYTIKDEYSGVKGNIEKLISKIFPRFSPNLIVICKIK, encoded by the coding sequence GTGTGGGGGTTGGATATAGATAAAGAAAGAATATCTCAACTAAAAAACAAAGGATATAATGTCATATATGATGATGTTCAGAAATTCGAAAATTTAAAAAAATTAAATAAGAAGTTTGATGTTATTGTTGCTGGAGAAATTATAGAACATTTAGAAAACCCTGGATTATTTTTAGATAAAGTGAAAGAATTTTTAAAAGAAGACGGTATTTTGATTATAACAACTCCAAATATGTTATCCTTAAGATTTATTATTAGGCATACGTTATTTGGACAGGAATCTCCTTTTTGGAAAAATAGGGACGATGAAATTAGATATGGTCACGTAATTGGATTTTCTAAAATGTTATTGGAAAATTTATTATTAAGGAAGGGATATAAAATCTTAGAAATTAGATATACAATAAAAGATGAATATTCGGGAGTTAAAGGAAATATTGAAAAATTAATATCAAAAATATTTCCAAGATTTTCACCTAATTTAATAGTTATTTGTAAAATAAAATAA
- a CDS encoding glycosyltransferase family 4 protein → MKKIKLIIFPGYYLPHIGGLETHVDEFVKYLSKDKNFDITIFAPNIPKSKEFEVKYNNVKIIRYPAFEIIPNYPVPNMLSPKFWKLFFNLYKIDFDIVMTRTRFFSNTLLGFLFAKLRFNKKILIHVEHGSAFIKVQNEITNKLSYLYDKTIGKLIFKKSDYVIAISKAVKEFILNNFIKREIPIIYRGIEFEKIEKIKENEEIKNKFKGKLKLCFVGRLYKWKGVENIIKAYKILPENIKKDAVLIIVGYGEDLERLKKLANEYLNNGIYFLGKKDFEEAIGILKVCDIYIHSAYPGGGLSTSLLEAMVCGRAIVASPYEGGDEVIIDEKTGILLEDNNPEEIKKGIIKLIENKELIKIYGENAKKFVKENFSWDKAIEKYKEIFKELLKK, encoded by the coding sequence ATGAAAAAGATTAAATTAATAATCTTCCCTGGTTATTATTTACCACATATTGGTGGATTAGAAACCCATGTTGATGAATTTGTAAAATACCTTTCCAAAGATAAGAATTTTGACATAACAATCTTTGCTCCTAACATTCCAAAATCTAAAGAGTTTGAAGTAAAATATAATAATGTTAAAATAATAAGATATCCTGCTTTTGAAATAATTCCCAACTATCCTGTTCCAAATATGCTATCTCCAAAATTTTGGAAACTTTTTTTTAACCTTTATAAGATAGACTTTGATATAGTAATGACAAGAACCCGATTTTTTTCAAATACACTTTTGGGGTTTCTCTTTGCAAAATTAAGGTTTAATAAAAAGATTTTAATCCATGTAGAACATGGAAGTGCATTCATTAAAGTGCAAAATGAAATAACAAATAAACTATCTTACTTATATGATAAAACTATAGGAAAACTTATTTTTAAGAAGAGTGATTATGTAATTGCCATATCAAAAGCTGTTAAAGAATTTATATTAAACAACTTTATTAAAAGGGAGATCCCAATAATTTATAGAGGAATTGAATTTGAGAAAATAGAAAAAATAAAGGAGAATGAAGAAATTAAAAATAAGTTTAAAGGCAAATTAAAACTCTGCTTTGTTGGCAGACTTTACAAATGGAAAGGAGTTGAAAATATAATAAAAGCTTATAAAATACTCCCCGAAAATATTAAAAAAGATGCCGTCTTAATTATTGTTGGATATGGGGAAGATTTAGAAAGATTAAAAAAATTAGCTAATGAATATTTAAATAATGGCATCTACTTCTTAGGAAAAAAAGATTTTGAAGAAGCCATAGGCATATTAAAAGTTTGTGATATCTATATCCATTCTGCTTATCCTGGAGGTGGTTTATCAACTTCTCTCTTAGAAGCTATGGTGTGTGGAAGGGCCATCGTAGCAAGCCCCTATGAAGGAGGAGATGAAGTTATTATTGATGAAAAAACAGGTATTTTGTTGGAAGATAATAACCCCGAAGAAATTAAGAAAGGAATAATTAAATTAATTGAAAATAAAGAATTAATAAAAATTTATGGTGAAAACGCTAAAAAATTTGTCAAAGAGAATTTTAGTTGGGATAAAGCTATTGAGAAATATAAGGAGATTTTTAAGGAATTGTTGAAAAAATAA
- a CDS encoding glycosyltransferase family 4 protein, with the protein MSKILYVHNADFSKPCANRIQVLNMCRGFKKIGQDITLMSFNNDKNTLKRIYNEDIDFNVISLKPFVNYYFRSFILFLKFLSIKNKYDYIYTRDLIFAFLVSKFFKNKKVIYELHEINKRKIWIFLLKNCLNTLYSVVTVNPNNIKFFEGNHHISRIVFLPNAVDLQRFDINISKKDAREKLNLPKDKTLITYTGSLQNWKGYGTFLKSYKYLKNKENIIYLTVGGNNEQIKVLKEKYKSDNIVFIPYVENSKIPLFLKASDILVIPNSAKYEISVKYTSPLKLFEYMASRRPIIASDLPSIREIVSEEEVLFFKPDNEKDLAEKIEYLLNNKDLIEKLAKNAFEKVKNYTWEERAKRIIEVFEDEI; encoded by the coding sequence ATGAGCAAAATTTTATATGTCCATAATGCGGATTTTTCAAAACCTTGTGCTAATAGAATTCAGGTTTTGAACATGTGTAGGGGATTTAAAAAAATTGGGCAGGATATTACACTTATGAGTTTTAATAATGATAAAAACACTCTCAAAAGAATTTATAATGAAGATATTGATTTTAATGTAATTTCTTTGAAACCTTTTGTAAATTATTATTTTAGAAGTTTTATTTTATTTTTGAAATTTCTGAGTATAAAAAATAAATATGATTACATCTATACAAGAGATTTGATATTTGCTTTTTTAGTTTCAAAATTCTTTAAAAATAAAAAGGTAATTTATGAATTACATGAAATTAACAAAAGAAAAATATGGATTTTTTTGCTTAAAAATTGTTTAAATACGTTATACTCAGTTGTTACTGTTAATCCAAATAATATAAAATTTTTTGAAGGAAATCATCATATTTCAAGAATAGTTTTTTTACCCAATGCGGTAGATTTACAAAGATTTGACATTAATATTTCAAAAAAGGATGCAAGGGAAAAATTAAACCTTCCAAAAGATAAAACACTAATAACATATACTGGAAGTTTGCAAAATTGGAAGGGTTATGGTACTTTTTTAAAATCTTATAAATATTTAAAAAATAAAGAAAATATTATTTATTTGACAGTTGGAGGAAATAATGAACAAATAAAAGTTTTAAAAGAAAAATACAAAAGTGATAATATAGTTTTTATTCCGTATGTGGAAAATTCCAAGATTCCATTATTTTTAAAAGCATCTGACATATTGGTTATTCCAAATTCCGCCAAATATGAAATTTCAGTTAAATACACCTCCCCTTTAAAACTCTTTGAATATATGGCTTCCAGAAGGCCAATAATAGCGAGTGATCTACCGAGCATTAGAGAAATAGTTAGTGAAGAAGAAGTTCTATTCTTTAAACCTGATAATGAAAAAGATTTGGCAGAAAAGATAGAATACTTACTAAATAATAAAGATTTAATAGAAAAACTTGCTAAGAATGCTTTTGAGAAAGTAAAGAACTATACCTGGGAAGAAAGGGCTAAGAGAATAATTGAGGTGTTTGAAGATGAAATTTAA
- a CDS encoding MBL fold metallo-hydrolase RNA specificity domain-containing protein codes for MNLKIDVRFFNNFSFFSAHAGMDELHEFVNKVNPETLIIQHGDELEVLTFKKWAIEKGFNVYTPKLGEVIRI; via the coding sequence ATAAATCTAAAAATAGATGTTAGATTTTTCAATAATTTTTCATTTTTTTCAGCGCATGCGGGAATGGACGAACTCCACGAATTTGTGAATAAAGTTAATCCAGAAACACTCATAATTCAGCATGGGGATGAACTTGAAGTTTTAACATTCAAAAAATGGGCAATTGAAAAAGGATTCAATGTATATACTCCAAAGTTGGGGGAGGTAATAAGGATTTAA
- a CDS encoding class I SAM-dependent methyltransferase, producing the protein MFEDERKYIKKDEIYTINIGTGGEISKFIKDKGIKILEIDIDEKRSPDLVMDIQNMHLLNDNSVDVIFCLEVLEHVQNPFKAVEEIKRVLKPGGIFIGSTPFVFPIHDEPDDYFRYTKYGILNLLLYPEIISLFMFMLSPLYYIWYFRSILRMGF; encoded by the coding sequence ATGTTTGAAGATGAGCGAAAATATATTAAAAAAGATGAGATATATACAATTAACATTGGTACAGGGGGCGAAATAAGCAAATTTATAAAAGATAAAGGAATAAAAATATTGGAAATCGATATAGATGAAAAAAGAAGCCCTGATTTAGTTATGGATATTCAAAATATGCATTTATTGAACGATAATTCAGTTGATGTTATCTTTTGCTTAGAAGTTTTAGAACATGTGCAAAATCCTTTTAAGGCGGTTGAGGAAATAAAGAGAGTACTTAAACCAGGAGGAATTTTTATTGGTTCGACACCTTTTGTTTTTCCAATACATGATGAACCAGATGATTATTTTAGATATACAAAGTATGGGATTCTAAATTTATTGTTGTATCCTGAAATTATTTCGTTGTTCATGTTCATGTTATCACCTCTTTATTACATTTGGTATTTTCGAAGTATACTTCGTATGGGGTTTTAA
- a CDS encoding class I SAM-dependent methyltransferase, which translates to MKFNPQVPHEHYINNYDKKHRWISYWYQINEVISTKPQKVLEIGPGNGTISNYLKKICKINVTTVDIDKNLNPDYVCSVTELKNIFKKDSFDTVLCAQVLEHLPFRYFEESLKNIQYVTKNYAIITLPHYGINISFKIKILFGEFNFVLCIPYPKEHKFDGQHYWEIGKKGYSLRRIEKIISKYFIILKNYLIPEHPYHRVFVLKKF; encoded by the coding sequence ATGAAATTTAACCCACAAGTTCCACACGAACATTATATCAATAATTATGATAAAAAACATAGATGGATAAGTTATTGGTATCAAATTAATGAAGTGATAAGCACAAAACCACAGAAAGTATTGGAAATTGGTCCTGGAAACGGAACAATATCAAACTATTTAAAGAAAATATGTAAAATTAATGTCACTACGGTAGATATAGATAAAAATTTAAACCCTGATTATGTTTGTAGTGTTACAGAACTAAAAAATATCTTTAAGAAGGATAGTTTTGACACTGTTTTATGTGCTCAAGTGTTAGAACACCTTCCATTTAGATATTTTGAAGAATCTTTAAAAAATATCCAATATGTAACAAAAAATTATGCAATAATAACTTTACCTCATTATGGCATTAATATATCCTTTAAAATAAAAATATTATTTGGAGAATTTAATTTTGTATTATGTATTCCATATCCAAAAGAACACAAGTTTGATGGTCAACATTATTGGGAAATTGGAAAAAAAGGATATTCATTAAGAAGAATAGAAAAAATCATATCTAAATATTTTATTATATTAAAAAATTATCTTATTCCTGAACATCCATATCATAGGGTATTTGTATTAAAGAAATTTTAA
- a CDS encoding glycosyltransferase, producing the protein MKKILVLYQDWDNWFLNSYEKFEHWFKEKDGAYSKDNEYYILSLSTCNKILKPENNITVELFKSSPTKQLFDLIKFKKRLKEVINEFKPDYIYVPFLYLASTIPKDRNFKVISFLRDITPEMIKGKGGIRKILGNIFYILDYLALKKTDILLYNAFHLKEYALKMRYKGKLIFCPRDITDKEYFNEISEKEIIEIVRKYNLKNKRIILTVARLTPEKNIEMGIKALRFLPKDYVYIIVGEGRDEKRLVNLAKKLGVYDRVVFIGYVKHKEIWKYYKVADVLWLLSKSNFEGIPNVIMESWYSKTPVIVSNIKVFKYLIKNYKTGIVLKSWDEKELAEKTEELLKNNKLYKDICENGWKYVNELIRHHIDVRELFR; encoded by the coding sequence ATGAAAAAAATATTAGTATTATATCAAGATTGGGATAATTGGTTTTTAAATTCCTATGAAAAATTTGAACATTGGTTTAAAGAAAAAGATGGAGCATATAGTAAAGATAACGAATACTACATTTTATCACTAAGCACATGTAATAAAATATTAAAACCTGAAAACAATATAACAGTAGAATTATTTAAATCCTCCCCAACAAAACAACTATTTGATTTAATCAAATTTAAGAAAAGATTAAAAGAAGTTATTAATGAATTTAAACCAGATTATATTTATGTACCATTTTTATACCTTGCTTCAACAATCCCAAAAGATAGAAATTTTAAGGTTATATCTTTTTTAAGAGACATAACTCCCGAAATGATTAAAGGAAAAGGAGGTATAAGGAAAATATTAGGTAATATTTTTTATATTTTAGACTATTTGGCTCTTAAAAAAACTGATATTTTGTTGTATAATGCATTCCATTTGAAGGAATATGCCTTAAAGATGAGATATAAGGGAAAATTAATATTCTGTCCAAGGGATATTACTGACAAAGAATATTTTAATGAAATTAGTGAAAAAGAAATAATAGAAATAGTTAGAAAATACAATCTTAAAAATAAAAGGATAATATTAACTGTTGCAAGATTAACACCGGAGAAAAACATAGAAATGGGTATCAAAGCTTTGAGGTTTCTGCCTAAAGATTATGTATATATAATTGTTGGAGAAGGAAGAGATGAAAAAAGACTTGTAAATTTGGCTAAGAAATTAGGTGTTTATGATAGAGTTGTGTTCATTGGTTATGTAAAACATAAAGAAATTTGGAAATACTATAAAGTTGCTGATGTTTTGTGGTTACTAAGTAAGTCTAACTTTGAAGGAATTCCTAATGTTATAATGGAATCTTGGTATTCAAAAACTCCAGTAATTGTATCTAATATAAAAGTATTTAAATATTTAATTAAAAATTATAAGACAGGAATTGTACTAAAATCTTGGGATGAAAAAGAATTAGCAGAGAAAACAGAAGAGTTACTGAAGAACAATAAACTTTATAAAGATATATGTGAAAATGGTTGGAAATATGTAAATGAGTTAATTAGACACCATATTGATGTCAGAGAATTGTTTAGGTGA
- a CDS encoding D-glycero-alpha-D-manno-heptose-1,7-bisphosphate 7-phosphatase yields MNNNKAIFLDRDGVINKRLIGDYVKKIEEFELLPKVREALIEFKKMGYLLIVITNQQGIAKGIMTEEDLKVVHDYMLKLLPEIDDIFYCPHLDGTCNCRKPKNGMLLKAKEKWNIDFSRSWMIGDSESDIICGKSVGCKTIRILYDNEKTEADFIAKDLYGCVEVIKEKTYKI; encoded by the coding sequence ATGAACAATAATAAGGCAATATTCCTTGATAGGGATGGGGTTATCAATAAAAGATTAATTGGGGATTACGTTAAAAAAATAGAGGAGTTTGAATTACTACCAAAAGTTAGAGAAGCGTTAATTGAATTTAAAAAGATGGGCTATTTGTTAATAGTTATAACCAATCAGCAAGGGATTGCTAAGGGCATTATGACAGAGGAAGATTTAAAAGTTGTTCATGATTATATGCTTAAGTTATTGCCTGAAATTGATGATATCTTTTATTGCCCTCATTTGGATGGGACTTGTAACTGCAGAAAACCAAAGAATGGCATGCTTTTAAAAGCCAAGGAAAAATGGAATATTGACTTTAGTAGGAGTTGGATGATTGGAGACAGTGAGAGTGATATAATTTGTGGAAAGAGTGTTGGGTGTAAAACAATAAGGATTTTATATGATAATGAAAAAACTGAGGCTGATTTTATTGCAAAAGATTTATATGGCTGTGTTGAGGTAATAAAGGAAAAAACCTATAAAATTTAG
- a CDS encoding glycosyltransferase family 4 protein, which produces MIIMKVNHIKNKKYVNENIKIYYIENFSIPGNSAHSLQIENTIKALSKISNVTLISISFNTVKKLDFCEHIVIKSPDLFKKIIPYRVFYLLYKIKDLKFEKNAYLYTRSPIIAYYLHKKFKKVIVEIHNIPNLKDNIFENLLFHIPLNNFFLNKLYNRENIHFVTISKSLKEDLIKLFSIPEEKITVLPDAVDLNKFNINISKEDAREKLNLPKEKIIITYTGSLQEWKGYKTFLESYKYLKNRKNVIYLIVGGSEDQIKILKKEYENENIIFIPFVEHSKIPLFLKVSDILVIPNSAKYEISVKYTSPLKLFEYMASRRPIIASDLPSIREIVSEEEVLFFRPDNEKDLAEKIEYLLNNKDLIEKLAKNAFEKVKNYTWEKRAKRIVEIFEVE; this is translated from the coding sequence ATGATAATAATGAAAGTTAATCATATTAAGAATAAAAAATATGTAAACGAGAACATAAAAATATATTACATTGAAAATTTTTCAATTCCAGGAAATTCTGCTCACTCCTTACAAATAGAGAATACCATAAAGGCATTATCCAAAATATCAAATGTTACTTTAATATCAATTTCATTTAATACAGTTAAAAAATTAGATTTTTGCGAACATATTGTAATAAAATCACCAGATCTCTTTAAAAAAATTATTCCTTATAGAGTGTTTTATTTATTGTACAAAATTAAAGATTTAAAATTTGAAAAAAATGCATATCTATATACACGTTCTCCAATAATAGCATATTATCTTCACAAAAAATTTAAAAAGGTTATTGTTGAAATACATAACATTCCAAATTTAAAAGATAATATTTTTGAAAATCTCTTATTTCATATTCCTTTAAATAATTTTTTTCTAAACAAGTTATATAATAGAGAAAATATTCATTTTGTTACAATTTCGAAGTCTTTAAAAGAAGATTTAATTAAACTCTTTAGTATTCCAGAAGAAAAAATAACCGTTCTTCCAGATGCAGTAGATCTAAACAAATTCAATATAAACATATCTAAAGAAGATGCAAGAGAGAAATTAAACCTTCCTAAAGAAAAAATAATTATAACCTACACTGGTAGCTTACAAGAATGGAAAGGATATAAAACTTTTTTAGAATCTTATAAATATTTAAAAAACAGAAAAAATGTAATTTATTTAATAGTTGGTGGGTCAGAAGACCAAATAAAAATTTTAAAAAAAGAATACGAAAATGAAAATATAATTTTTATTCCCTTTGTTGAACATTCGAAAATACCATTATTTTTAAAAGTATCTGACATATTGGTTATTCCAAATTCCGCCAAATATGAAATTTCAGTTAAATACACCTCCCCTTTAAAACTCTTTGAATATATGGCTTCCAGAAGGCCAATAATAGCGAGTGATTTGCCGAGTATTAGAGAAATAGTTAGTGAAGAAGAAGTTTTATTTTTCAGACCAGATAATGAAAAAGATTTAGCAGAAAAAATAGAGTATTTACTAAATAATAAAGATTTAATAGAAAAACTTGCTAAGAATGCTTTTGAGAAAGTAAAGAACTATACTTGGGAAAAGAGGGCTAAGAGGATTGTTGAGATTTTTGAGGTGGAATAA
- a CDS encoding glycosyltransferase family 9 protein: MDNELKKLKNYFKYFVVKSVEIPFYIKYSLNTKKEIDYQKSFKKIALICTKPMGLGDLIMDTPFIKELRKNFPDSEIHLITDKDIFDKVREIDKIIIVKGNTLKLIKEFYKLKKEKYDLGIVMNRGINQTFYLEVLNPKYKLGYLAGWKILSNFKLKKEGLRFTKNEHYWDMALKILHSLGIEINKEELVEVDFNKDVKQNVEEIYKKLKIDENKKTIIINPFVRWRTRMWDADNYIKLIKEIHKDFNIILYGGKDSLKTVNYIVNKLKNEGIYIENVAGKLGLKEAIYFLKFADLFITSDSGPMHFAFLMKVPTLALFGPVNPLHRLPKNFKKYGIYDYLWYNDFKPLKKFYNYEYEYMDKELEGLKAIPVEAVKSKIYKFFENGRFY, encoded by the coding sequence ATGGATAACGAACTAAAAAAACTTAAAAATTATTTTAAGTACTTTGTTGTTAAAAGTGTGGAGATTCCATTTTATATAAAATATTCTCTTAATACAAAAAAAGAGATAGATTATCAAAAATCTTTTAAAAAAATAGCATTAATTTGTACAAAACCAATGGGATTAGGGGATTTAATAATGGATACTCCTTTTATCAAGGAATTAAGAAAAAATTTCCCAGATTCTGAAATACATTTAATAACTGATAAAGATATCTTTGACAAAGTTAGGGAAATAGATAAAATAATAATAGTTAAAGGGAATACTTTAAAGTTAATTAAAGAATTTTATAAGTTAAAAAAAGAAAAATATGATTTAGGGATAGTAATGAATAGAGGTATAAACCAAACATTCTATTTAGAAGTTTTAAATCCCAAATATAAACTTGGTTACTTAGCCGGTTGGAAAATTTTATCAAATTTTAAATTAAAAAAAGAAGGTTTGAGATTTACTAAAAATGAGCATTATTGGGATATGGCATTAAAAATATTACATAGTCTGGGTATTGAAATAAATAAAGAAGAGTTAGTTGAAGTAGATTTTAATAAGGATGTAAAGCAAAATGTTGAAGAAATATATAAAAAACTAAAAATAGATGAAAATAAAAAAACTATTATAATTAACCCATTTGTTCGTTGGAGAACAAGGATGTGGGATGCAGATAACTATATAAAATTAATTAAAGAAATCCACAAAGATTTTAATATTATTCTATATGGGGGTAAAGACTCTCTAAAAACTGTTAACTATATAGTTAATAAGTTAAAAAATGAAGGTATATATATAGAAAACGTTGCAGGTAAATTAGGCCTTAAAGAAGCCATTTATTTTTTAAAATTTGCAGATTTATTTATTACTTCTGACAGTGGGCCTATGCATTTTGCATTTTTAATGAAAGTTCCTACTTTAGCATTATTTGGTCCAGTTAATCCATTACATAGATTACCAAAAAATTTTAAAAAATATGGTATTTATGATTACCTTTGGTATAATGATTTTAAACCATTAAAAAAATTTTATAATTATGAGTATGAATATATGGATAAAGAGTTAGAGGGGTTAAAAGCTATTCCCGTAGAAGCTGTAAAAAGTAAAATATACAAATTCTTTGAAAATGGAAGATTTTATTAA